Part of the Desulfolutivibrio sulfoxidireducens genome is shown below.
CCTGCCTGTGGCCACGTCCGAGGAAACTCCCCCCAAGGCCGAGGACCCCAGATACGTCGACGCCGTCACGGCGCTCCTTGGCGGGGACGCGGAACTGGCCGCAACCCTTTTCGAACAGGTGCGTCAGAGCGCCGGGGACGAGCCCTCGCGGCGTCGCGCCCTGTACGGTTTGGCCTGCGCCAGGCTGCTTCTGGCCCAGGACGAGAAGGAACTTGCCAAGGCCAAGGCGCTGTGGGAGACGTGGCGCGCCGGTTCCCCTCCCGGGGGGGATGGCGAGGATCCCCGGCTCATGGCCGGCATGTTGCCCCATTTCCGTCCCGTCTTTCTGCTCAAGGACTTGAAGGCCGCCTGCGAAAAGGAATGCGACAAGCGGCTGTTGGAAAAGGAAGAGGAAGTCCGGCGGATCATCCAGCGCCAGGTCCAGGCCCTGGAGGAGATCCATCGGGAGATCCAGGAAAAAAAGAAGGGACTCTCCACCTATTGACGCGACCATGAACCACGCTCCAATCCAAGGGAAAAACGTCCTGGTGGTGGATGACGATCCGCATATCCTGGAGGTGCTCGACGCCAGGCTGGCCTCGGCCGGCTATCACGTGCGCCGGGCCGCCAGCGGCGAGGAGGCCCTGGAGCGTCTCAAGGGCGCGTCCGTGGACTTGGTCATCTCCGATATCCGCATGCCCGGCATGGACGGCATGAAGCTCCTTGAATCCATGGAGCGGTTCCATCCCGGTCTGCCTATCATCCTCCTGACCGCCCACGGCAGCATCTCCGGGGCCGTGGAGGCCATGAAGCACGGGGCCGTGGACTACCTGACCAAACCCTTCGACGGCCGGGAGCTTCTGTCCAAGGTGGCCGCCATCCTGCTCAAAACCGCGCGTCACGATCAGGTTTTCGGCGGGGGCAAGGCGGCCCTGGTGGGCGAAAGCCGGGCCATGCGGGAACTGGCCGCCCTGGTCGAGCGGGTGGCCCCCCGGGACGTCAACGTCCTGGTGCTTGGCGAGTCGGGAACGGGCAAGGAACTGGTGGCCCACCATATCCACGAGAAAAGCGCCCGCCGGGCCGGACCGCTTCTGATCGTGGACTGCGGGTCGACCCCGGCCGGACTTCTGGAGAGCGAGCTTTTCGGTCACGTCAAGGGTTCGTTCACCCATGCGGTCAAGGACAAAAAAGGGCTCATCGAGCAGGCGAACCAGGGAACCCTTTTTTTGGACGAGATCGGCAACATCAGCGCCGAGATGCAGGTGCGACTGCTGCGTTTTCTGGAAAACCACAAGATCCGGCGCATCGGCGACGTTCGGGAGATTCAGGTCGACTGTCGGGTCATCGCCGCCACCAACGCCGACATCTTCAAGGAGGTGGCGGCGGGCAGGTTCCGCGAGGACCTGCTGTACCGCCTCAAGGTGGTGACCATACATGTCCCCCCCCTGCGGGAACGCCGGGAGGACATTCCGATTCTGGCCGAACATTTCGTCCGGGAGTTTTGCCGCCGGCAGGGAATGCCCTCGGTGATCCTGCCTCCGGAGACCGCCGCCGCGATTTTGAACTATTCCTGGCCCGGAAACGTCCGCGAACTCAAAAACGCCCTGGAGGGCGGGGTGGTCCTGTGCTCGGATGGGGTGCTCCGGCCCGAGGACCTTCAGTTGCGTCATTCGGACGGCATGGCCGCGCCCCCGGACGCGCCCGGTCGGTCGGGATATGAAGGCCCGGTCGCCGCGGTCGCGACGCCCGGCGCCCCGGCCGGCGAGGGCCAGCCCCTGTCCCTGGAGGAAAGCGAAAAAAAGGCCATCATCCGGGCCCTGGAGGAATCGGGCTGGGTGCAAAAGGACGCCGCGCCGCTTCTGGGCGTGAGCCGGCGGGCGCTCAACTACAAGATTCAGAAATACGACATCGAGATTCCCAAACGCCGCGCCCTCAAAAAATGACAGCGTCGCCCGGGAGCCCCGATGCGTGATGCGGAAAAATCCGTGCGGACCGGGCCGCGTTTTTTATGAAATTCAGGTGACAAATCCACGATATCCTCATCTTTCCTGTTACATACGGATTGAATCTTTGATAGGTATGGACCGTTCGTGAAATCCGGCGTCCACGCCAGACAACCGCCAACCCGGGACCTTTTCATGGCCAACGGCCGTACCGTCTCCGCCTTTTTCGATACCGGCGGGGAAAAAATATCCCGCCAGGTCGTGCTTCCTTTTCGCAAGTCCCTGGAAATAAGCATCAAAAGCATCAAGGTCCGGTTTTTCCGGTCCATGATCACGGTGATCGGGCTCATTTTGGCTGTGGCCTTTTTGGGGTTCGTGCTGGCTGGCGCGGATGTGGCCACAGGACTTCTGCTCTCGGGGGACCCGGAACTGCGCGCCGTCCTGATCAAGGCCGGCTACGATTTGCCACCACAGCCTCCGGAAACCGTCGGGGCCGATCAGGCGGACCTGGAAGGGGTGGGGACCGGGGCCAAGGAACGCTGGATCGTCATCCTGTCGCTTCTGGTGTGCACCGTGGGCATCGTCAACGCCCAACTCATGGCCGTGACCGAACGCTTTCGGGAGATCGGGACCATGAAATGCCTGGGCGCCCTGGACAGCTTCGTGTTGCGCCTTTTTTTGATCGAGGCGGGCCTGCAGGGACTGGCCGGGTCGTTTCTCGGCGCGATCCTGGGGGCGGTGGCCGCCATTTTGGCCGGTCTTTTCCGCTTCGGCGCGGCGGCCGTGATCCATCTTCCCTGGGGGGCGCTGGTCCTGTCCATGGGGGCGGCCGTGGCCGTGGGGTTTGTTTTGAGCCTTTTGGGCGTGGTCTATCCGGCCGTGGTGGCCGCCAGGATGCGGCCCGTGGAGGCCATGCGCGTCCAGGAATGAGGCGGGATTTTCTCGGGGTGGCCATCGGGGCCGCCGTGGCGGTTTTTCGCGCGAGGGGCGGATGGAAACGGGACACAATATCGTTCGGGTTTCCGAGGTCACCAGGACCTTCCGTATGGGAACCCAGGTCGTCCAGGCCTTAAAAGGCGTGGATCTGTCCATCCAGGCCGGGGAATACCTGTCCATCATGGGACCCTCGGGATCCGGAAAAAGTACGCTTTTCAACATGATCGGCGGACTGGACAAGCCCTCGACAGGCAAGGTGTACATCGACGAGGTGGACATCGCCCAGCTCGATGCCTACGAACTGGCCTGGCTCAGGAACCGCAAGATCGGCTACATCTTCCAGACCTTCAACCTCATCCAGGTCATGACCGCCCTGGAAAACGTCACCCTGCCCATGATCTTCGCCGGCCTGTCCAATGACGAGGCCGTGGAAAAGGGCCTGGAACTTCTAGGACTGGTCGGGCTTCGCGAACGCCACGCCCACAAGCCCAACGAACTCTCCGGAGGCCAGCAGCAGCGGGTGGCCATCGCCCGGTCCCTGGCCAACACCCCGGCCATCATCCTGGCCGACGAGCCCACCGGGAACCTGGACCTCAGCACCGGCGAGGAGATCATCGCCCTGCTCAAACATTTGAGCAGCGAACGCGGGGTAACCGTTATCTCCGCCACCCACGACCACAAGATGCTGGCCGTGTCCGACCGGGTGGTCTGGATCCGCGACGGCCGCATCGACAAGATCGAAAGCCGCGACCAGCTCAACATCTCCGTTGGCGTCATCACCTCCAAGGACGCATAGGCGGACGCATGGCCGGATATGACGCAAAGGGAGCATCATTGCCGGGGGCGTCGCCTTGGATGCGCCGCCTGGGCGCCCGGGCGCTCGCGGTCGTTCTTTTCTGCGCCGTGGTGGCCGGTTCCGGCCTCGGGGCCATGGCCGCCTCCCGTCACAAGGCCGCGAAGCGGGAGGGCGCCGCCCCCCGGGTGACGGTCATGGAACGCATGCCCGCCTCGGCCGGGGCGGACTTCGAACGCTCGGTCATAAGCGCCCTGGCCGCCCTGGGGGACCGCCGGGCCGGAACCCCCGGGGGGGAGGCTACAGCCGATTTCGTGTTCGATTTTTTTTCCTCCCTGGGCGTCGGCGAGGCCGGACGGCAGGCCTACCAACTGCCGTTTCTGGGCCATGGCCCGGTAGGAATCGAGATCGCGGGCGGCGCGCGTGCCGCCCGGGCCTTGCCCACGGATTTAAACGCCCTGACACCGGGGGCCGTGCCGCCCGATGGCCTGGGAGGCAAGGCGGTCTATGGCGGCCGGGGGGATTTCAGGGAGTTGTCCGGCCGGGAGGTAAGCGGCCAGATCGTGCTTATGGAGCTTGATTCCGGAAAAAACTGGATCAACGCCGCCCAACTCGGGGCCAAGGCCCTGGTGTACATCGACCGGGGCGTGGACGGCGGACCGTCCACCGCCGGATTCTACCGCGACAAATTCGAGCTCACTCCCATCCGCTTCCCCCGGTTCTACATGCCCCTTTCCGAGGCCAAGGCCCTTTTTGGCGATTTCGAGAGCGCCGCCTTCGAGCCCCCCGAGGTGCGGGTGACGGCCACGTCGCAGTGGAAACAGACGGTGGCCGAGAACATCTTCCTGTTCATTCCCGGAAACGACCAGGCCCGGGCCCACGAGGTGGTCCTGGTCGAGGCCCCCTACGATACCGGGGCCTTCGTGCCCGGCCTGGCCCCGGGAGCGGACCAGGCCGCCTCCCTGACCGCGCTTCTGCGCCTGGCCCTGGAACTGAAGGCCGCGCCCCCCGCCCGCTCGGTGCTTCTGGCGGCCACATCCGGCCAGGGCCGGGAACTGGCCGGGATGCGCGAACTGATCACGGCCATGCGGGTCAAGGGACGGGACCTGCGGGGCGTTGTGCGCGATCTCAAGATCGACATCGAGCGGGACACGGCCACCCGGGAGGCCCTCAAGGCCGCCCTGGACTCGGGCGGCGCCGGCGAGGTCCTTTTGTCCCCGGCCGTGAGCCAGGCCCTCGTCACCGGACTCAAGGACGCGGTGGATTCCCTGACCATGCGGCTTATGCGCCTGCGGCTGGAGACCAGGGGGGCCGAGGAGAGCGTGGAGGGGAGCGTTTTGGCCGAGGAGCGCCGGGTCATGCGCCGCCTGGTGTGGCTCGATGATTTCTCCACAGTGACCCCCGAGGAACGCCAGGTGCTGTTGGCCCTTATTCCCCAGGCCATGGCCAGGCTCCAGGAGAACGTGCAAAGCGCCGAGGACCAGTTGCGCTGCATGCAAAGCGCCCGGGAACTGCGCCGACTGGTGGGGGACAAGGACATCCTGGCCGCCGTCTCCCTGCATCTGTCGAGCAAGGGCAACGGCGTGGGGGCCTTTTGCGAGGGCTTCACCTACGATCTCAAACCCGAGGTGAACATCTCCCAGTGCTACGGCCAGATCGGCCGTTTTCTGGCCGACACGGCTGGGGACATCGAATCCGCCATGGGCCTTTCCGGCGGGGGGGAGGCCTTTTTCCGCGACGCCCTGCGCCAGAGCCGGCTGCGGCCCTGGCAAAGCTATCTCGTGGACAAGCCCAAGCTCGGCGGCGAGGTCAGCGCCAGGGCCGGCATCCTGGGCCTGACCCTGGCCACGGTCAATGACGCCCGGTCCCTGTGGGGCACTCCGGACGATACCGTGGACCGCGTGGATTTTCCCTTTCTCGAACGCCAGGCCCGTTTCACCACCAGGCTTTTGGCCGCCGTGTGCTCCCAACCCTTTGATCCCGGCGACAAAAAACCACGAAACGTGCTGGCCGGACTGACCGGCCGGGCCAACTTCATCCGGCAGGGCGAGCTTTTTCCCGAACGGCCCGCTCCGGGAACCGTCTTTCTGGTGTATCAGGGCAAGTCGCGTTTTTATGCCATGGCCGACGCCAAGGGTATTTTCCGGGTCAACGGCCTCTCGAGCAGCAAATACGTCCTGGACAAGGCCATCATCGAGGGTTTCCGCTTCGATCCGGACACGGGCGAGGCCGTGTGGGCCGTGGACAAGAAGCAGACCGGCAAGGACGCCTACCGGGTCAAGATGTCCCGGGACGCCATGGAAACCGACCTGATCATGTTCGGGTGCGACCAGAGCACGCTTTTTTCCGCCCTGGACCCGCGCACCTTCCGCTATTTCACCAAGATCGAGCTTCTCGACGGGAGGCGCGAGGCCCCGCCCATGCGCTCCTGGTTCAGCCGCCTGGACACCCTGGACTCCACCCTGTTGACCCTCTTTCTTGAACCCGGGATATCCTACAAGCTCATCCTGTCGGACACGGTCCTGGCCCGCAAGATGATCCTTTTGAACGCCTCCAAGCAAGACCCTCACGGCACGGGCTATTCGGTGGACCAGTGGCCCATCCTGCCGGTCACGGAGATGGCCGCCGCCCGGGACATGTGGGATCTGCTGGCCCCCAGGATCAAGAACCTCGAGGACCACGGCATCTTCAACGAACGCATCCGGGAGTTGGAAAACGCGGGCACGGCGTATCTGAAAAAGGCCGAGGAGGCCCTGGCCGGGCAGGCCTACGAGACCTTCGTCTCCGAGGCCAGGGCCAGTTGGGCACTGGCCACCCGGGTGTACAACGATGTGGAAAAGACCCAGAAGGACGTGCTGTTGGGCGTTCTCTTCTACATCGCCCTGTTCGTGCCCTTCGCCTACTGCCTGGAGCGGGTGATTTTCTGCTACGCCGACATCCACAAGCGCATCCTGGCCTTTTGCGGCGTCCTGGCCGTGGTCATCGGTCTGGTCTATCATGTGCATCCGGCCTTCCGCCTGACCTACAGTCCGCTCGTGGTCATCCTGGCCTTTTTCATCCTGGGGCTGTCCTTCGGGGTGGCGATGATCATTTTTTTCAGATTCGAGCGGGAGATGGGCAACCTGCAAAAGCGGGCCATGCACGTCAAGACCTCGGAGATCGGGGGCCTTAAGGCCTTTGCCGCGGCCTTCGTCATCGGCGTCAGCAACCTGCGGCGTCGCAAGATCCGCACCACCCTGACCTGCCTGACCCTGATCATCCTGACCTTTACCATCATGAGCTTCACCGCGGTCAAGAGCTCCCGCCAGGAAGGGGCGGTCAAGTACCGCGACGACGCCCCCTATCAGGGAGCCCTGCTCAAGAACATCGGATGGCGGACCCTGCCCCCCGAGGCCCTGTCCGCGGTCCGGGACATGTTCCCGGGCCGCGAAAGCGTCTCGCCGCTTTGCTGGTACGAATTAAAGGACAAGACCCAGCCGGGGATGAGCGAAATCGTCTCCGCCCACGGCCAGGCCACAGCCCAGGGCGTCATGGGGCTCTCGGCCTCCCGGGGCGAGGCCGAGCGCATGTCCCGGATTCTCTCGGCCGGCCGGTGGTTCGAACCTGGCGAACGCATGGCTGTGATCCTGCCGACGGGTGTGGCCGAGCGTCTCGGCGTGGTCCCGCTTCAACCCGGCCGGGATATGGTCCGGCTTTTCGGCATGGATTTTCGGGTGGTGGGGGTGTTCGGCCCGAACTCCCTGGACGAGATGCGCGACCTGGACGGCGAGCCGCTTACCCCAGTGGTCTTCCCCAGCGAGGCGGCCATGGAGGCCACCGAGGCCGAGAAGGAGGCCATGGATTCGGGCGAGGACGTAAGTTCCCTGCAAAGCCGCTACCAGCACGTGGACGGCGACCTGACCGCGATCATTCCCTACGAGGTGCTCATGGGCCTGGGCGGGGAACTCAAGTCCATCTCCGTTTCCCTCCCGGACACGGACCCCGCGCGCGGCCGGACGACCGGATCGGGATCGGCCGGGGACAGGCCGGACGCCCGGATGGACGGCGACGCCACGGCCTTGGCCTCGACCCTGGCCGAGCGGTACGGTCTGGCCATCTTCGCCGGCCAATCGGACGGCACCTTCGTCTACCATTCCACAGACACCTTAAGCTACGCCGGCATCCCCAACATCATCATCCCCCTGGTCATCTCCGTGTGCATCGTGCTCAACACCATGATCGGCAGCGTCTACGAGCGCAAACGCGAGATCGGGGTGTATACCGCCGTGGGCCTGGCCCCCACCCACGTCTCCTTTCTGTTCATCGCCGAGGCCCTGGCCTTCGCGGTCATAAGCGCCGTTTTGGGCTACCTTCTGGCCCAGACCGCGGCGGGCCTGTTGTCCGGCACCGCCATCTGGGCCGGCATGACCGCCAACTATTCGTCCCTTGCCGGCGTGGCGGCCATGATTTTGGTCATCGTGGTGGTCCTGTTGTCGGTCATCTACCCCTCCAAGGTGGCCGGGGAGATCGCCATTCCCGACGTCAACCGTTCCTGGAACCTGCCTGATCCGAAAAACGGGATCATCACCATCCAGTTGCCGTTTCTCATGCGCATCCGGGAGCAGGAGTACGCCGGAGGATTCCTCCTGGATTACTACACGTCCCACCAGGACATCTCCCATGGGCTTTTTTCCACCGACGACGTCCGGTTCTCCTTTGAATGCCCCTGGGAAGAGCAGGGCAAGGGACCGCATCCGGCCAGGATTCATGACTCCTTTTCGGAACTGAAGTCCTGCTTCCGGCTGACCGCCACGGTGTGGCTGGCCCCCTTTGATTTCGGCATCAAGGAGCGGGTAAACATTTTCTTTCTGCCGGACATGAAAAATCCGGGATTCATGAACATCGAGGTGTCGCTCGAACGCGTGGCCGGCGAGGCGGGCATGTGGAAACGCCTGAACAAGGGATTCTTGAACAATTTGCGCAAGCAGCTTCTGGTGTGGCGTTCCCTGGACCCCGAGGCCCAGGTGTCCTACGAGGAGCATATCATCGCGGGGCTTGCCGAGCAGAAGGCGGGGGGCCGATGATGCAAGGCCGTATCTGGCAAAAAGTGCGGCGGCGTGATGCCGCAAACGTGGGCCAGCGGGATCGCGCGCCGGAGGTTCGGGCATGATTCGGGCGCGTTGCGTGGTCCTGGGGATCGTCCTGGGTCTGGTCATCTGCGCCGTGACCCCCTTCAACAACATGTATCTGGCGGCCACTCCCCTTGGGGGCGGCCATTTCCCCCTGGCCCCCTTTTTCATCCTGATCCTGGCCACCCTGGCCGCGGCCCTGGCCTCCAGGCTCGTCTTTCGCCGGAAAACGATGCTGACCGGCCTTGAATTGCTGGTTTCCTGGGGATTCATGGTGGTGGTCTCGGGCATCGCCTATACCGGCCTGGCCCGGACCTTTTTCATCAATGTCACGGCCTCGACGCATTTCGCCACCGTGGGCAACCGGTGGAAGGAGATCGTGGCCCCCCTGGTTCCCCCGGCCTGGATGCCGTCCGACGCCTCCGCCGTGGAGACCCTGTACAACGGCCTGGAGGGCGGCTACCGCCTGGGCTGGCTCGACGTCCTGGCGAAGATTCCATGGGCGGCCTGGGCCGGTCCCCTGGCGGCCTGGGGGGTGTTCATCCTTTTGTGCTCCCTGGTCATGGTCTGCCTGGTGAATCTGTTTTCCCGGCAGTGGATTTCCAACGAGCGCATGAACTTTCCCCTGCTTCGGGTGCCCACCCACATGACCGAGGCCTACGATCAGGGGCAGGCGTTCGGCTTTTTCACGGATCGCTATCTGCTTTTGGGGGTGTGTGTTCCGGTCTTTTTGCACACCATAAACGGCATCGGATTCTACGACCCGGCCGTGCCCCAGATCCCCACGCTGTTTCTCCTGGGCCCCTATTTCCCCACCACGGGTTTTTTTTCGGGGTTCAGCAAGCTGCGCCTGTATTTCTACCCGGCGTTCATCGGGTTCGCCTACCTGACCGCCCGCCAGATATCCTTGAGCTTCTGGGTGTTCTATCTGCTCGGGGGCCTTTTGTTCGGCCTTTTCGAGGTGTTCGGCTACCAGATTCCCTCCTCGGCCCTGGGCGTGACCTTCGGTCCGACCCTGACCCGTCCCGAGGAGACGCAGATGATCGGGGCTTATGGCGTTTTTTTCCTGTTCATCATCTGGCTGGCCAGGCAACATCTGTTCACGGCCGCCCGGGACGCCGTGACCTTTCGCCGCGCCCCGGCCGCCGAGAGCGAATGGTTTTCGGCGGCCCTGTCGTTTTGGGGTTTTCTGTCCGGACTGGCGCTTCTGACCGCCTGGTGCGTGTACTTCGGCATGTCGCTTGTGCCCGCGCTCCTGCTCCTGGGCATCTTTTTCGTCATCATGCTGGTGGCCACGCGCATCATCTGCCAGGGCGGCCTGGCCTATTTCACCCTGACCGCCGCGCCGACCGACGGCCTTCTGGCCTTTTTCGGGTCGGGATTCTTCTCCAACATCGGGCTCATGATGGCCGCGATCATGCAGAAGGTCCTTTTTGTGGATCTGCGCGAGTCGCTCATGCCGTCACTCATGCATTTCTCCAAGGTCGGGGAGAACGTCCGCCAAAAGAGGCTTCTTCTCGGGGGGCTGGCCGTGGCCCTGGTCCTGGCCGTGGCCGTTTCCTTCGCGGCCATGCTGGCCCTGTGCCATAAATTCGGCCTGCGCGATCTGCAGGTGGACTGGGAGACGCAAACCACGGTGGGGGTGTACGAGAATGTGCAGCGGCTTCTCGAAGCCCCGTCCGGTCCCAACGAGTGGATCATCGGGTTCGCCGTGGCCGGGGCTGTGGTCATGTTCGTCCTGGTGGCCTGTTACCAGCGTTTTTACTGGTGGCCCATCCATCCCGTCGGCTACCTGACCATGTACAGTTCGGCCATGCGCATCCTATGGTTCAGCTTCCTCATCGGCTGGATGTGCAACCAGCTCACCCTGCGCTACGGCGGGGTGGCCCTTTTCAGACGGGTGCGCATGCTTTTCGTGGGGCTGATCATCGGCGATTTCCTCATGGGCGGCATCTACGCCGTCATCGGCGTCTACGCCGGGCAAAGCTATCTGGTCCTGCCCAACTGACCGTTCGCACGGCCGGGAAAAGAGACGGAGAGCGGATGTACGACGACAAGGAACTGAAAGAATATCGCGATCTTCTGCCGCAGCCATCCCATTTCGAGGAGGGCTTCGACTGGAAGACCATCGTCGGCGCGGTGTTCATCGGCTTTCTGATGATGCCCGGCAGCATGTACCTGCAACTGGTCATCGGCACGGGCATAGGGCCCGCCGCGCGCTGGGTGACCATCATCCTCTTCGCCGAGATCGCCAAGCGGGCCTACACCGAACTCAAGCAGCAGGAAATCTTCCTGCTCTATTACATGGCCGGGGCGGCCATGGCCTCGCCCTTTTCCGGGCTCTTGTGGAACCAGTACCTGATCCAGTCCGACGCGGCCAAGATGCTGGGGCTGACCGAATTCATCCCCGCCTGGGTGGCCCCGGCCGTGGGGTCCGAATCCTTACTCCAACGCACCTTCCTGCATCGCGACTGGCTCATCCCCATCCTGCTTCTGGTCGGGTCCCAGATCGTGCAGCGGGTGGACCATTTCGGCCTGGGCTATGCCCTGTACCGCATCACCTCCGATGTGGAAAAACTGCCCTTTCCCATGGCCCCGGTCGGAGCCCTGGGCACCATGGCCCTGGCCGAGTCCACCGAGGACAAGAAAACCGGCTGGAAGTGGCGGGTCTTTTCCATCGGCGGCATGATCGGGCTGGTCTTCGGGGCCGTGTACGTCCTTTTCCCCGTGGTTTCCGGACTCGTGTTCACCGAGCCCATCCGCATCATCCCCATCCCCTGGGCGGATTTCACCCGCAACACGGAAAAATGGCTGCCGGCCGTGGCCACGGGCATCCAGCTCGACCTGGGGCTTCTGTTTACGGGCATGGTGCTGCCGTTCTGGGCGGTCATCGGCGGACTCATGGGCCTTTTGATCACCGTGGTGGCCAACCCGATCCTCTTCGAGCACGGTATCCTGCACCGCTGGCGCTACGGCATGGGCACGGTGGATACCGTCTTCGCCAACAACTTCGACTTCTACATGAGCTTCGGCATCGGCCTCGGCCTGGCCATCGGGCTCATTGGCGTGTGGCAGGTGGCCAAGTCCTTCGGCAAGGGTTCGGGGGGCGTGGGGTACCGGGCGCTTTTCACCTCCAACAAGGCCCGGGGCGACATCAATTTCTGGGTGTCCGTCGCCATCTACGTGCTTTCAACACTGGCCTACATCGCCCTGTGCGTGTGGCTGGTGCCCAATTTCCCCTGGATCTTCTTCATTCTCTACGGCTTCGTGTACACCCCGGTCGTTTCGTACATCACCGCGCGCATGGAGGGCATCGCCGGACAGTTCGTGAGCCTGCCACTGGTGCGCGAGGCCAGCTTCATCGCCGGGGCCCGGTTTTTCGGCTACCAGGGCATCGAGATCTGGTACGCGCCCATCCCCATCCACAACTACGGCAAGGCCACAGTGGATTTCCGGGAGATCGAGCTGACCGGCACGAGTCTTCGGGGCATCATCAAGGCCGAGATCGTGGTCTTTCCGGTGGTCATGCTGGCCAGCCTGTTCTTTTCCCAGTTCATCTGGCAACTGGCCCCCATCCCCTCGACCTCGTATCCCTACGCCCAGGAGTTGTGGCATCTGCAGGCCCTAAACACCCTGCTCATGCAGACCTCCACCCTTGAGGGAAATTCCCTGTTCTTCCAGGCCTTGAGCGGATGGTACGTGGGGGCCGGGACGCTTCTGGGGCTGGTCACCTATTTTCTCTTGAGCGTTTTTGGATTGCCCGTACTCCTGGTCTACGGCATCGTGCGCGGACTGGGGCAGAGCACCCCCCACGGCCTTATCCTGGAACTGCTGGGGGCGCTGATCGGCCGGTACTATTTTCTCAAGCGGTACGGGGCCATGTGGCGGCAATACGCGCCGGTGCTCTTGGCCGGGTTCTCCTGCGGCATGGGGCTTATGGGCATGTTCTCCATGGGCGCCACGCTGATCATGAAATCCCTCGGCCGGCTGGCGTATTAGAAGGGATGCATGGACTCGATTACAACGAGCCTTGTGACGTTGCTCCAGGGCGTGTGCGTCATCATGGTCCTGGCCTATGGGCTCACGCGCACCCGGGTGTTCGCCGAGATTCTCGACGGGCGGCGCACGCCGAAAAACCTGGCGGTCATGGCCGTGGTCTTCGGCGCCTTCTCCATCTACGGCACCGTGTCCGGGGTCAGCCTC
Proteins encoded:
- a CDS encoding DUF6785 family protein, with translation MIRARCVVLGIVLGLVICAVTPFNNMYLAATPLGGGHFPLAPFFILILATLAAALASRLVFRRKTMLTGLELLVSWGFMVVVSGIAYTGLARTFFINVTASTHFATVGNRWKEIVAPLVPPAWMPSDASAVETLYNGLEGGYRLGWLDVLAKIPWAAWAGPLAAWGVFILLCSLVMVCLVNLFSRQWISNERMNFPLLRVPTHMTEAYDQGQAFGFFTDRYLLLGVCVPVFLHTINGIGFYDPAVPQIPTLFLLGPYFPTTGFFSGFSKLRLYFYPAFIGFAYLTARQISLSFWVFYLLGGLLFGLFEVFGYQIPSSALGVTFGPTLTRPEETQMIGAYGVFFLFIIWLARQHLFTAARDAVTFRRAPAAESEWFSAALSFWGFLSGLALLTAWCVYFGMSLVPALLLLGIFFVIMLVATRIICQGGLAYFTLTAAPTDGLLAFFGSGFFSNIGLMMAAIMQKVLFVDLRESLMPSLMHFSKVGENVRQKRLLLGGLAVALVLAVAVSFAAMLALCHKFGLRDLQVDWETQTTVGVYENVQRLLEAPSGPNEWIIGFAVAGAVVMFVLVACYQRFYWWPIHPVGYLTMYSSAMRILWFSFLIGWMCNQLTLRYGGVALFRRVRMLFVGLIIGDFLMGGIYAVIGVYAGQSYLVLPN
- a CDS encoding peptide transporter — encoded protein: MYDDKELKEYRDLLPQPSHFEEGFDWKTIVGAVFIGFLMMPGSMYLQLVIGTGIGPAARWVTIILFAEIAKRAYTELKQQEIFLLYYMAGAAMASPFSGLLWNQYLIQSDAAKMLGLTEFIPAWVAPAVGSESLLQRTFLHRDWLIPILLLVGSQIVQRVDHFGLGYALYRITSDVEKLPFPMAPVGALGTMALAESTEDKKTGWKWRVFSIGGMIGLVFGAVYVLFPVVSGLVFTEPIRIIPIPWADFTRNTEKWLPAVATGIQLDLGLLFTGMVLPFWAVIGGLMGLLITVVANPILFEHGILHRWRYGMGTVDTVFANNFDFYMSFGIGLGLAIGLIGVWQVAKSFGKGSGGVGYRALFTSNKARGDINFWVSVAIYVLSTLAYIALCVWLVPNFPWIFFILYGFVYTPVVSYITARMEGIAGQFVSLPLVREASFIAGARFFGYQGIEIWYAPIPIHNYGKATVDFREIELTGTSLRGIIKAEIVVFPVVMLASLFFSQFIWQLAPIPSTSYPYAQELWHLQALNTLLMQTSTLEGNSLFFQALSGWYVGAGTLLGLVTYFLLSVFGLPVLLVYGIVRGLGQSTPHGLILELLGALIGRYYFLKRYGAMWRQYAPVLLAGFSCGMGLMGMFSMGATLIMKSLGRLAY